The Lathyrus oleraceus cultivar Zhongwan6 chromosome 5, CAAS_Psat_ZW6_1.0, whole genome shotgun sequence genome includes the window aaccggttactacTGGGAATTTTTGTAGAAAAATTGCAacttttcatattttcaattcATGCTTCTTCTCTGTGAACCATGACATCCATTGGTTGTTTGCACTTGTTTAAAGAGGTTCATAGAAGGAtatttaaacaaaaaaaattcaaattgCAAATCACCTCCTTAAAAATTAGTTTTCACAATCTTCCTTTGTTTACTATTTTCAAAGATAAGTGTCCAAAATTCATATGCATCATTTGAACACTTCTATAAACATTGTAAGATTGATTATTCcaaaaggagaagatcaatcctTTGATTGATGTGCAGATATTTCCAGATTATTTAAACTTCCATTTAAATTATACACTTATTGTTCTTCACATCTTAATTTCTCTAGCATTAGTGGAATTAAGATAGTGAGTGTTTTATCCTTACTTGTTTGATAGTAAGAGGTGCATAGGAGAGGATTGTTCTCTTATCACTAAGAAGGTTTCCTTGTTTGTTTAGAAACAAGAGAGTCActttgagaggattgttctcataaGTGGACTTTGTTGGAAATCCAAGAGTTTGTTCTTGGTGGTCTTTGTTGGTCATTGTACAAGTCCAAACAAATAGTGAAAATCTCTTTCTTGTTGAAAGGGGactggatgtaccttcggattgtaAAGGGAACCAGGATAAATCTTCGTGTCATTATTTTTCTGCACTTTACTACTTTCCTAAACACCACTATAAACCAGAAAAATAATCCTTACAACAAGAAAATTTCAAGGTTtctaattcacccccctcttagACTGATTTCAGacttacaattggtatcagagtaggtTATAGGTAACCCGTTCCTAAACGATCCAAAATGGATTCCGTAAATAATAATCTAGTCTTCAGAGATGGTGGTAGCATTAACAAGCCTCCACTATTCTGTGGTGAATACTTTGAGTTCTGGAAAATTCGGATGAAGGCTCATTTAGAAGCACAACGAGAAGAAATATGGGATGCTGTCCAAAATGGTCCTTTTGTTCCTACAATGGTTGTTAACGGCATTGGTTCATCAAAGCCTAAAACTTCATGGGATGATGATGATAAGAAGAAGGTCCTCTATGATAAAAAGGAAATAAATCTTCTTCAAAGTGCACTCAGCATGGATGAATTCTTTCGCATTTCGGCATGCACAACGACAAAACAAATATGGGATACCTTGGTAGAAACTCATGAAGGAACTGCCGAAGTTAAAAGATCAAGATTAAATATCTTAAGTCAAGAATACGAGTTGTTCAGAATGCAGCCCGGAGAATCCATCCTTGACTTGCAGAAAAGATTTGTGCACTTGACAAATCATCTAAAAGCTCTAGGTAAGACTTTAAGTAATGATGAATTGAATCTTAAAGTGCTTAGATCTTTAACCAGGGAATGGCAACCAAAAGTGACGGCAATATCAGAAAAGAAAAGTCTATCCACAATGACTTCCGCTACATTgtttggaaaacttcaagaataTGAGACGGAACTTGGAAGACTTGAAAAACATGAGAATCAAGATGAGAAGTCCAAAAGCATCGCTCTGAAAGTTGACTCCAAAGATGTTGAGAAAGAAGACAATCCGGAGGAGGATGAAAACTTCTTGTTACTTGTTAAAAGGCTAGGCAAATTTTTCGGTAAGAATGACAAACCTTCCTTCTATGCGAAAAGAAAGAAACACTTCAAGAAAAGAGAAGCTTCCACTTTAATGCAAGAggtaacatgttatgaatgtggTAAGCAAGGCCACATAAAACCAGATTGTCCTCAACTACCTAAGAAAAGTGGATTCAAAAGCAAGAAGGAGAACAAGTACAAAAAGGCTTATGTCGCATGGGAAGATAACGAAATAAGCTCGTCATCCGACTCGGATAGTGATGAAAGTGAAAACCTAGCATTAATGGCCTCACACCATTCCGATGATGAAGTAAATGAGGTTAGTAATGATTTTTCACTTTTTGATAATGATGTGCAAGGTGCCATAGATGAATTATTAAATGAATGCAAAATTTtgtataaaactatatcatctcaaaagaaacaaatctCAGTTTTGGAAGAGAAAATTGAGAAAATGGAAATAGGTtttgaagttgaaaaagaaaagatgattagtgatcaaAAACAAAATTTTGTATGCAATAAATGTGAGTCACTTTCTTTTCAAATTGTCCAACTAAAAAGAGTTCTTGAAAGATACGAAAAAGGACAAATTGGATTGGAGGGTGTACTTAGCCAACAAAGatattcaaatgataaaagtgggATTGGTTACTCAAAGTTTTCAAAACCAAGCTCAAACAAGACAATCTTTGTTAAGGCAAGTGAGCAACCAATCCAAGAGAAAGTGAACAAACCTAAAATAGTTCATCAttatcctaaaaagaaaaacCTTGTTAAGAAGAAGTCTTATCCTTCTAGGTATAGAAGTAATTTTGAACCAACATGCTTTTATTGTGGTATTAAaggccatacacctaatgcttgctataTTAGAAACTTTAGTGTTGCTAATGGGCATTACGTATGGGTAAAGAAAGGCACTAtatgaaggacccaaagcaacttgggtacctaacaaaacttaatcTGTTTTGTAGGCTTGCTTGGAATCCACATCAAACTTATGGTATCTCGATAGTGGGTGTTCCAAGCATATGACGGAGACATCAATAAATTTTCAAATCTAAAGCTTAAAGCCAAGGGTTTTGTTACatatggagataacaacaaaggaaagATTCTTGGCAAAGGAATTGTTGGTgcaccacctttcacatccattgaagatgttctttatgtcaaaggactaaagcacaatcttctTAGTATTAGCCAACTATGTGACAAAGGCTTCAAGATCCAGTTCACTAAAGATGAGTGCTTGATAGAAGACGAAGTCACACATGAGGTTAAACTAAAAGGTAAACTCCTTAAcaatatttttatgatttccCTTAATGACTTGTCTTTGAAGGTAAAGTGTCTCATGGCAAACAACAACGATTCATGGCTTTGGCACAAAAGATTCGcacatattcatatggaacatttgaATAAGTTGATCAAGCATGACCTCGTCATTGGTTTGCCCAAGATAAAGTTTATCAAAGATAGACTTTGTGATGCGTGCCAAAAGGGGAAACAACATAAATCAACTTTCAAATCCAAAAATGTAGTGACCACTTCAAGGCCATTAcaactgttgcacatggacttattcggtccatcaagaacaaaGAGCTTCGGAGGTAATATTTATGCcttagtcattgttgatgatttctctagatacacTTGGACTCTCTTTTTATTGCAAAAAAATGACGCATTCAAAGCATTTaagaagtatgcaaagcaaatCCAAAATGAGAAGTCACTAACcattgcctccataagaagcgaccatggtggagaattccaaaatgcttcctttgaagaattttgcgaaGAAAATGGAATCTCTCACAACTTATCGgcaccaaggactcctcaacaaaatggagtggtggagAGAAAGAATAGGTCTCTCATTGAGCTTGCAAGAACAATCCTTAGCGACTCCAATCTTCCAAAATACTTTTGGGCCGATGCGGTAAGCACGGCATGCTTTGTAAGTAATCGAGTCAATATAGACCTATCTTGAAgaaaactccttatgaacttttcaAGGGAAGAAAACCGAACATAGCCTACTTTCATATCTTCTGATGCAAATGCTTTGTCCTTAACAATGACAAAGATAATCTTGGTAAGTTTGACGAAAAATCcgatgaaggtatttttcttggttattctctCTCTAGCAAAGCTTATAGGATTTATAACAAAAGAACTTTAACTATTGAAGAATCTATGCATGTATCatttgatgaaactaacccctccAAGGAGGATATTATTGTGGATAATGATGATGATTTAGTAGATATTCCTCAAGAGATAGATTTCATATCCGATAATGAAAATCAACCGGAACACCATGAAGAACAAGATCCACAAGACGCAAACATCAATGATCTACCTAaagaatggagaactcatagagaccatccaatcgacaagattattggtgacattagtcaaggAGTCTCAACAAGATTGAATTTAAAGGATGCTTGCTTAAACATGGATTTTGTCTCTCAAATTGAACCTTCCAAAGTTGATGAAGCCTTAGTAGACGACCAATGGATCattgctatgcaagaagaactcaatcaatttgaaagaaatcaagtttgggaacttgttccgAGACCTAGCAATAAACACATCATTGGAACTCGATGGGTCTTCAAACAAACTTGACGAAAATGGCATCATTGTTCGTAACAAAGCAAGGTTGGTCGCACAAGGCTACAACCAAGAAGAAGGAATTGATTTCGAAGAAACTTTCGCTCTggtagcaaggttagaagctataCGCCTTTTACTTGCTTATGCTTGCTCACTAAACTTTCAGCtttttcaaatggatgtcaaaagcgcattccttaatggctACATCAACGAAGAAGTTTACGTAAAGCAACCTCCGGGCTTTGAAGATTTCAAGAATCCCTCACATGTTTTCAAGCTAAGAAAGGCTCTttatggattgaaacaagcgcctagggcttggtatgatcGACTTAGCAACTTTCTttgtgaaaaaggttttgaaaaaagCAAGGTTGGCAAAACTCTCTTCATCAAAAGAATCAAGAATAACACATTGTTGGTACAagtatacgttgatgatatcatattCGGATCGAAAAACAAGGATATGTGTGAAGAATTCTCCtcaatgatgcaaggagaattcgagataTCCATGATGggtaaaatgaattattttctcgGCTTACAAATCAAGCAACTAGATCATGGTATCTTCATAAATCAATCCAAGTATTGCAAAGAACTCTTGAAAAGATTTGACATGGATAGTTGCAAGCAAATGTCTACCCCTATGGGATCCggaacttatgttgatcaagacgaatcCGGTACTTCAATTGATATCACcaaatatcgaggtatgattggttccttattgtatttgacggcaagccgtcctgacataatgtttagttgtcgcattacgcgaaaaaccggcgggaaaaggagaaacaacagagccgccaccgtgcgttatttatcccaaaagagggaaaggaaacgctcagagtaaacctggaaagaacatggtctcgcgaccaaagaggatgggttcgggagtcggttatgcgaagggaaggtattagcacccctacgcatccgtagtactctacgggatccacgcacaaaaggaaggaatattagttgctaaaacactgctcaaacacacgcacactggctgaaagagacaaaagaaactgactgaaactgactcggcaggatatcgtatcctgggcctacttagtctatcaggcatagacatcagagtcgaagtagttcggactggggaaacgacacatgctcgctaggatatcgcatcctatgcatacgtatcttctcggacgagagaagaatcagagcattcgtagctcggctgacacgcacacaaacaaacacaaacacaggcaaacgtggagcctgaatgccaatcgctggacttacatcagcatccgaaccaacaaacacacgcaggaaaccaactgccaatcgatggacttacgtcggactccaaccagaacacacacaagggtggttaagacacaaagggttgaaaaagaaaaaagggcggaaagagaaaaaaggcgcccggagagatcagctcatctcctgcctacgtacctcatctggtatgaggatcagggcgacgtagttcccctacgcagggaaaaaaagaaggactagcctaaccagataacagagggagacacaacactagggagactacgactcgagcctagatgttgtcatgcaaagtcgtccctaagttaaggtttctagctaactggcacaagggccaacctatcctagtcatgacttgcacaggaagcaagccacacacacaccaaacttgcacaggaagcaagggtctcgattgcaactagggcaagagaaaggggaggtctcaatcgcaacgagggcgagagaaaagaaagtctcgatcgcaacgagggcgagagaaaagaattagtgttagttgttagtcaaactcgacaagacatcgcatctcgtgcctacgtatctcatctgaacatgagaatcagagttgccgtagttcggctacggagggacaaagatctcgattgcaactagggcaagagaaaggaaagatgttagtggttagtcaaactcgacaagacatcgcatctcgtgcctacgtatctcatctggacatgagaatcagagttgccgtagttcggctacggagggacaaaggtctcgattgcaactagggcaagagaaagggaaagtctcgatcgcaacgagggcgagagaaaggaaaaggctcgatcgcaacgagggcgagagaaaggaaaaggctcgatcgcaacgagggcgagagaaaggaaaaggctcgatcgcaacgagggcgagagaaaggaaaaggctcgatcgcaacgagggcgagagaaaggaaaaggctcgatcgcaacgagggcgagagaaaggaaaaggctcgatcgcaacgagggcgagagaaaggaaaaggctcgatcgcaacgagggcgagagaaaacaaggattagtctaaactaaacctaacttgcacaggaagcaagtcaaacaaacacaagcacaggtagcacacactatatgcaagcaagtggctcaaacaagggttaggttttagtcgaggggtcatatcaacctcaacaaacaaacctctggaactgggtgaatgtgctcttaaccttgccattgaggggctaaagtgaagcagatgaaaggagatgaggggtgtgcctcattgcttctatccctggcctgggagagcatgtgacaagaatgtgtgggttcagaaagtgggaacccttctacacatttgatactgactcaactgtgcaattgcacaagatcttgggtttttatctgaaatgcatcaacacaatggtgtgagcaaaacaaaagacacactgaatagcaggggataggttgcttatcccttggttctgccaattgcctcttcacttaggaggtctttgactcgatgcaaggacaatttaaacatacacaagcattgcctcttaaggaggacttcagacagtttgcccggccaaataacaagccgggtctccagactacatgaagaaaaaggaattatacctcaagcaagttgctaaatagcaaagcaaaacaagttcaaagaacttaagcaactaatggtacctgaaatagtcaaactaatcagtatACAGCTCAACAGtttaaagcaaaaggaattggtaaacaaaagtcaacacagaggaaccaatgtgcaaagcacaaactcaagtcaaatgagtcaagccacctacaacacaagggttagcacatgatatgtaatcaaactcaatcaaatttgtatggtttctttgaagcattgatgcttaacctgaaacaatgaactcaacataagtccaaaagaccactagggcaagcctagggtcaaaaataaatgataaaagCCAAGACAGCAAGcaaagtcaaccaaagtcaagttcaaacatttgagaagcaagcacaattggtttcaaactcatatcatgcatcaatATCGTTTCATAGAcaaaagaaggcaaggcatggcaaaAGAGAGCACATAGGGGTCAACAGAAGTACTTGGCTCAAACtcaaacataatcaattccaaaaattatgaaataattcatgctcaatcacaatccacaaAATGACATGCATATGcaatttcagctcaattggatcatgggaagatggtcaattaaaatcaagaagtcaacacaatttcaagtaagcacaaagaaggtcaacaatcatgggtcaacttcaaaaaatcataacaaaatgaaaacagatgagaaatggatgggattaacaccaatgcaaagctcaagatgtctagtatgcacaaatgaaatttcatgatcatacaataaggtatgagaatttcccaaatgatatggcaaggtatgtcacataaagtcaacaattgactaggaagggaagaaaaatctcaaacaaatggaaaatagttcaaataaatcccagaaaattcacacataaactagacatatgagagaaggcttatgcaaaatttcacattgtttgaaggccaggaagcatgtcaacaaaaatcatgaaaatgcacatcattggtgtgacacaagttgtcgcaccctacttcaaaaatttgtatctaacaaaccacaaatgataaatgcacaaactctacatcaaaacaaaggtggatgagtgtagattaaccacaaaaaatttcagaaccaatggatacaacatgatcatttcacaatggttttggcaatatgtatcatttttggtcacaaaatacaaaccctaaggccatttaaaaaccaatgatccaaaaaattattaaaaataatgataaaaaactagacaatcTCATGATCATGATGCGAAAAACCCCACTGGATTTGGAATTGAAATAAGCAAGTTGTGATTTTTCAAAGATGTGATGATCAAATGGAATATTCATTGAAATTAAAATGGATTAATTGGATTTAATTTGGTCCGAGTGGCATATTGGTAATATTCCCCCTCATTTAGCAAAACGACTGCGCATTGGGGATAGGAATGAAATGATTCTATTGGCCAtcaccaatagaacagtaacaTGAGCAGAAAACCAAACAACAACAACCAATTGCAATTCACGTTTCTGGGCAACTTTTAGGGTTTTTCAAAACAGCAGGGCAACATCCTCATGTTCATCATCAACAAACAAAATTCAAACGAGCATCACACAACAGCATGGCAATGATATAATGAACTTCATGCAACATCCAAACAACATTGAACTAAACACAAATCATGCAAATTCTGGACGGATTCTAGGGCTTCAAACAGCAgcaatgttcatcatcatcaaatcATGAAAAACAACTTGCCCAGAAATCAACAGCAAGCATATCAATCGATTCAGCAAACCAAGCACATGCATAATATAGCATCCATTATTATTAATTTGAACACACAAAAGAGAAATCAACcaaaacaagtttgaacataGAATTTCAAAACCAGATTTCTCTTAACACAGTGAATCATTTTCGACGGTTTAAGGTTCATTGGAATCAGCATCAAAATATCTATCCTAAACATGGCATAGTTTGGTAAATGATGAGATTCGAAATGTTACCAAGATTGAAGCACAGTTGAGTTGCAGTGGTGATTTGGCCTTCAAAGCTCGAAACAGATGTGCTTTAGGCTTTGAAATGATGGATGAGGAAGTTCTTtcagctcaagaatgcttggaaaTAAACAAATCACGATCTGCCATTGTTGGtagcttgaagaaaacagaacaAAAAGCTACACTACAGTTGAGGTTTGATGGTCCAAAAAGCTTCCAAAGGTTGGCCAAGTGATGATGAAGCAAGAGGGCTCGAGGGTTCTTGAAGATTTTACTCAGAAATTGCAAAAgtgcaaaaatgcaagaatgagagaATGAAGGTTTTCTGGTCGTGTGTGGCTGTGTCCCTAGGGTTGGTTTGACAGCAAATAACCTTTATATCATCTGTTTTAACTTGGTAATGGAAGTGCTAAACAGAATTAGTTTAAATGAAGTGAAATgcacattttgctaatttggCCAAAAATGCAAATGGGGGTGTGagtctgcccgagtttgggctTGGTACATGTTGCAAATAACATCTAAAATGAATCCCAGTTGGCCAAAAGTGTTAAATattgctaaatcaaaaagtcaacccttggtcaaacttggattttaaatgaaacaagtcaaaaagtgccattttgattggcaaggttttggtgaatgatgaatgaatttttggaaagagggggttaaatggagtttgtaggaaaaaaccccatcaaatttggccaaaggaatcatgagatatggccatttgaagttcatgaaaatgtgaaaatgatttgactatatcttgcaaaccattcatgggatttgagagttcttggactttttgaaaatgggagaacaagatcttcaactttcatgttgggcaaaaattcatttgaagcttgtatcatgatgcaagtttaagatcaagaagtttccatttttggcagttaaaattacaggtccagtttctatttttggaaattttctgattggcttcaaattcttcattgatattgattgccatgatatatgaggcctattgggacatgaataaactctctcaaaccaaatccatccatccaaaccataaaatcaaccacagttgaccaactttgactttctagggtttttgcctgactgtgcatgaactgatggcttctgaacatccaacccttgacttaaacacttcaaatggacctccaagtcatgtgaacttgttggacaaaccctagggccttggctccttgagaaacacccttgcttgattggttgactgatctcctgatcagtttgacctaattcttgacttgcttgctcttgaggcaactggggacaatgcaatgctatgaaatggaccatgatatgctatgacttaatatgaaatggtatgtacaatgataggtgcaaatttgaggtgctacattagtgtatgtctctgtgctCGTTTTCAAGTTAATCCAAAGGAATCACATCTCACCGCCGTCAAACgaatcatgaagtatctcaagGGAACGACAAATGTTGGCCTATGGTTTCCTAAAGGTAGTATGTGCAATTTAATTGGTTACTCTGACGCAGATTATTGAGGATGTAAAacagataggaaaagcacgagtggaACATGTCACATTCTCGGAAATGCACTAGTTTCATGGGCATGCAAGAAACAAGCGTGTGTTTCTCTTGGTACAGCCGAAGCAGAATATATAGCCGCAGGCAGCTCTTGTGCTCAGATACTCTGGCTAAAGCAACAACTTCGAGATTTCGGAATAGATCTCGGATGTATTCCGCTAAGATGTGACaacacaagtgccatcaacatTACGAAAAATCCAGTCATGCACTCAAGAACGAAGCATATCGACATCCGCCATCACTTCCTTCATGACCACGTGCTTAAAGGGGATGTTGAAGTTACATTTGTGGATACTCATAACCAACTGACCGACATTTTCACCAAGCCTCTCGCAAAGGAACCGTTTTACAAAATTCAAAGAGAGCTTGGAATATTGGATGAAGGTGACATATAAACTCGTCTTAACCTGTCTTATGATGAACCAGGGTAAAGGTACGCAAAAACATTATTATCTTACCAAAGAATATAAAAAATTGTGTTTTACAAAATTTTCAATAAGTAACTGGTTACCACATTTCTGTTAACTGGTTAACCAGTAGCAAATTTGAATTCTAGGACATTTTTTTCTAtcaggtaaccggttaccacatttctgttaaccggttaaccagTAGCGTTTCTATCTTCTGTGTTTGAAATTCTAGTTATtagactttggatgtcacacgggttgttatgacatccaattctacacatacaggaattatgcagaacttaaaagtaagtgcagtaaataacacaagtaattgtttacccagttcagtccaacatgacctacatctgggggctaccaagccagggaggaaatccactcttagtagtatcaattcaaagctaaactcacccgtttacaacttatcacttaatccctacccaatgcaatttcaatcttaaactaagatcagagttcctactcactccccctcaatcacctcagtgattactatctttaaacaatattaaagacacgttgaagtcacacttcaaacaactcttgattgtgcttcacagctttaatcaagatacacagcactcactcttaaaagctttgagcgacacaacacttacaactcaatgaacatcctatgccacagcaatcatctacttgataatggcttggcttacaagttacgtctaatacaagactcacaaaatacagcagtgaagtatgatggacacataaaatcttcacgcctcaaaatccccgaaactgaatgaaggaacgccttcctttttatattgcagtacctgggcttttgcacctgtattctcctgaatttaaggtcacacgagttcccataaa containing:
- the LOC127079626 gene encoding uncharacterized protein LOC127079626; this encodes MDSVNNNLVFRDGGSINKPPLFCGEYFEFWKIRMKAHLEAQREEIWDAVQNGPFVPTMVVNGIGSSKPKTSWDDDDKKKVLYDKKEINLLQSALSMDEFFRISACTTTKQIWDTLVETHEGTAEVKRSRLNILSQEYELFRMQPGESILDLQKRFVHLTNHLKALGKTLSNDELNLKVLRSLTREWQPKVTAISEKKSLSTMTSATLFGKLQEYETELGRLEKHENQDEKSKSIALKVDSKDVEKEDNPEEDENFLLLVKRLGKFFGKNDKPSFYAKRKKHFKKREASTLMQEVTCYECGKQGHIKPDCPQLPKKSGFKSKKENKYKKAYVAWEDNEISSSSDSDSDESENLALMASHHSDDEVNEVSNDFSLFDNDVQGAIDELLNECKILYKTISSQKKQISVLEEKIEKMEIGFEVEKEKMISDQKQNFVCNKCESLSFQIVQLKRVLERYEKGQIGLEGVLSQQRYSNDKSGIGYSKFSKPSSNKTIFVKASEQPIQEKVNKPKIVHHYPKKKNLVKKKSYPSRYRSNFEPTCFYCGIKGHTPNACYIRNFSVANGHYVWVKKGTI